One window from the genome of Marinobacter sp. LV10R510-11A encodes:
- a CDS encoding carboxymuconolactone decarboxylase family protein: protein MHDAFQEFSQKVFADGALDKKTKQLIAVAVAHVTQCGYCIRGHTKAFDAPLSTPEHRSHHNPVVEAWWFAAFPWCVMGYFWLSDGDCQCHMPEQGNE from the coding sequence ATCCACGACGCCTTTCAGGAATTCAGCCAAAAGGTGTTCGCTGACGGCGCTCTGGATAAGAAAACGAAGCAGCTGATTGCAGTGGCTGTAGCGCACGTTACCCAGTGTGGCTATTGCATTCGGGGGCATACGAAGGCGTTCGATGCACCGCTGAGCACTCCGGAGCATCGCTCACATCATAATCCGGTAGTTGAGGCGTGGTGGTTTGCAGCATTTCCGTGGTGCGTTATGGGTTACTTTTGGCTATCCGACGGTGATTGCCAGTGCCATATGCCAGAACAAGGCAATGAGTAA